The following are from one region of the Rosettibacter firmus genome:
- the csrA gene encoding carbon storage regulator CsrA: MLILTRKIDEEIKIGPDITIKILSLSENQVKIGITAPNSVQIYRGEVYEKVIQYSLDASKVNISDKVDLSKYKIKKVK; the protein is encoded by the coding sequence ATGCTAATACTAACAAGAAAAATTGATGAAGAAATAAAAATTGGTCCAGATATAACTATAAAAATATTATCGTTATCTGAGAATCAGGTAAAAATTGGAATTACTGCACCAAACTCTGTTCAGATTTATCGTGGCGAAGTTTATGAAAAAGTAATTCAATATTCTCTGGATGCATCGAAAGTTAATATATCAGATAAAGTTGATTTATCGAAATATAAAATTAAAAAGGTAAAGTAA
- a CDS encoding flagellar basal body P-ring protein FlgI translates to MKKKKLTLILILLLTIHLSDIYAQRIKDVAYLSGYGSEQLIGYGLVVGLAGTGDSYRSSFTIQSISSMLKKFGITVPQTDVRTKNVAAVMVTASLNKNLKPGAEFDVTVSSLGDATSLQGGTLILTPLSSMNGKVYGFAQGPVSVGGYDINTITGNRISKNHSLAGRVPRGGTLKEQINFNENTNSEISVYLKEPDITTANNICNAINSKFGGEIAKALDAAEVIVNVPQERQNNLISFLAELESINIQVDEIAKVVLNERTGTVIAGNNVRILPVSITHGGLNIQIRSYPIISQPNAFSRGSTVVFNNLVPYVTQDSTKTIAIEGATNVQEVAAALNSLKVSPRDIIAIFQALKEAGALIAELVIM, encoded by the coding sequence ATGAAAAAGAAAAAATTAACATTGATTCTAATTCTACTATTAACAATCCATTTAAGTGATATTTATGCTCAAAGGATTAAAGATGTTGCATATTTAAGTGGTTATGGTTCTGAACAGTTAATTGGTTATGGACTTGTTGTTGGTTTAGCTGGTACAGGTGATAGTTATCGCTCTTCGTTTACTATTCAATCTATTTCAAGTATGTTAAAAAAATTTGGTATAACTGTTCCTCAGACCGATGTAAGAACAAAAAATGTTGCAGCTGTAATGGTTACTGCATCTTTAAATAAAAATTTAAAGCCAGGAGCTGAATTTGATGTCACAGTTTCTTCGCTTGGGGATGCAACAAGTTTACAGGGAGGAACATTAATTTTGACACCACTTTCAAGCATGAATGGAAAAGTTTATGGTTTTGCTCAGGGACCAGTTTCTGTTGGTGGATATGACATAAATACAATAACTGGAAATAGAATATCGAAAAATCATTCACTTGCTGGTAGAGTTCCTCGTGGTGGCACATTAAAAGAACAAATTAATTTTAATGAAAACACAAATTCAGAAATATCAGTCTATTTGAAAGAACCAGATATAACTACAGCAAATAATATCTGCAATGCAATTAATTCAAAATTTGGTGGAGAAATAGCTAAAGCTTTGGATGCTGCAGAAGTAATTGTCAATGTCCCTCAGGAAAGGCAGAATAATTTAATCTCATTTCTGGCAGAACTTGAAAGCATTAATATTCAAGTTGATGAAATTGCAAAAGTTGTTTTAAATGAAAGAACCGGGACTGTAATTGCTGGTAACAATGTAAGAATTCTTCCAGTCTCAATAACTCATGGTGGATTAAATATTCAAATTCGTTCATATCCAATTATTTCTCAACCGAATGCTTTTTCGAGAGGTTCTACTGTTGTGTTTAATAATTTAGTTCCGTATGTAACTCAGGATTCAACAAAAACTATTGCAATTGAAGGGGCAACTAATGTTCAGGAAGTTGCAGCTGCTCTTAATTCACTTAAAGTTTCTCCAAGAGATATAATTGCAATCTTTCAAGCATTAAAAGAAGCAGGTGCATTAATAGCAGAATTGGTGATAATGTAA
- a CDS encoding flagellar protein FlgN: MKLEELTNSIERQKKNFDDLFEVVKLKKDALLKNDMSLLDKAVDDEQKLLSAISREEKQRKKLTFEFAAENSIQLKTGSIEELINALPDKNFGKIKESRDAIKNKAAEIIKLNSHITVLVNVSRNIIRDTIYTVFGKGENNFVNKRV; the protein is encoded by the coding sequence ATGAAACTGGAAGAATTAACAAATTCAATTGAAAGGCAGAAAAAAAATTTTGATGATCTTTTTGAAGTTGTAAAACTAAAAAAAGATGCACTGCTTAAAAATGATATGAGTTTACTCGATAAAGCAGTAGACGACGAACAAAAATTACTATCTGCCATAAGTAGAGAAGAAAAACAAAGAAAGAAATTAACTTTTGAGTTTGCAGCTGAAAATTCAATACAGCTTAAAACTGGTTCTATTGAAGAATTAATTAATGCTCTGCCTGATAAAAACTTTGGAAAGATTAAAGAAAGCAGAGATGCAATTAAAAACAAAGCAGCAGAAATTATTAAACTTAATTCTCATATCACTGTGCTGGTAAATGTTTCAAGAAATATTATTCGGGATACAATTTATACTGTTTTCGGAAAAGGGGAAAATAATTTTGTTAACAAAAGAGTTTGA
- a CDS encoding motility protein A codes for MMKKSGSLLGLALGIFSIFGAFIIEGGSIRALFIFSSLLIVLGGTFSAIIIGFGLDNFKKMFSLIKLAYFPPEFDTKKVVNIFIELAIKARREGLLSIEKDLHKFPYKFPQKMTKYAIDGLDPESLYNLAQLEIRTMQERHNSNIFIFTKMGGYAPTMGIIGTVMGLIMTLANAGADPNSLIRNIASAFIATLWGIFTANIIWLPIGDRLKKCHLEEKHMMEISLEGVITLLSGEIPSVMKARLIGMLPQSEQLERKSA; via the coding sequence ATGATGAAGAAATCTGGATCATTATTAGGTTTAGCTTTAGGCATATTTTCTATTTTCGGTGCATTTATAATCGAAGGTGGTTCGATAAGAGCTTTATTTATTTTTTCATCTTTATTAATAGTTCTTGGCGGAACTTTCTCGGCAATAATAATTGGTTTTGGTCTTGATAATTTCAAGAAAATGTTTTCGCTTATAAAATTAGCTTACTTCCCCCCTGAATTCGATACAAAAAAAGTTGTAAATATTTTTATTGAACTTGCTATAAAGGCAAGAAGAGAAGGTTTATTATCAATAGAAAAAGATTTGCATAAATTTCCATATAAATTTCCACAGAAGATGACCAAGTATGCAATAGATGGACTTGATCCTGAATCGCTTTATAATTTAGCTCAACTTGAAATAAGAACAATGCAAGAACGTCATAATTCAAATATTTTCATATTTACAAAAATGGGTGGATATGCTCCTACAATGGGAATTATTGGGACAGTAATGGGTTTAATAATGACACTTGCAAATGCAGGTGCAGATCCAAATTCTTTGATAAGAAATATTGCTTCTGCTTTTATAGCTACTTTATGGGGAATTTTTACAGCAAATATTATCTGGCTTCCAATTGGAGATAGATTGAAAAAATGTCACCTAGAAGAAAAACATATGATGGAAATATCGCTGGAAGGAGTGATAACTCTGCTGAGTGGAGAAATACCATCAGTAATGAAAGCACGTTTGATAGGTATGCTTCCACAAAGCGAACAATTAGAAAGGAAGAGCGCTTAG
- the fliW gene encoding flagellar assembly protein FliW, with product MKIITKQFGEIEFPDDLVIKFENGLIGFEELKKFVFIKPEDTIFYWLNSIEKPEIAFPLFGLRLIDEDYPQEENHEAFGIVILNPDPLKITINLKAPVYINQDEKTGFQKILDSEKYSLYYNLFTEK from the coding sequence ATGAAAATAATAACAAAACAATTTGGTGAAATCGAATTTCCTGATGACCTTGTCATCAAGTTCGAAAATGGTTTAATTGGTTTTGAAGAACTTAAAAAGTTTGTCTTCATTAAACCAGAAGATACTATTTTTTACTGGCTTAATTCTATTGAAAAACCTGAGATAGCTTTTCCGCTATTTGGTCTAAGACTTATAGACGAAGACTATCCTCAGGAAGAAAATCATGAAGCTTTTGGAATTGTAATTCTAAATCCAGATCCATTAAAAATTACAATCAACTTGAAAGCTCCTGTATATATAAATCAGGATGAGAAAACAGGTTTTCAAAAAATCTTAGATTCAGAAAAATATTCTCTTTATTACAATTTATTTACAGAGAAATAA
- the flgA gene encoding flagellar basal body P-ring formation chaperone FlgA yields MISLLIILLQIFSQSNKQFETQLKNYLDEKLSTCDSYEYEITGMPKNYFRLELDYDREFIINKNNATVPVKLYDKRNNVSLSIVTLKIKLYKKVLVTIQEINRNEQLSGTYFERKVIDITNIRGKPISDLNFTEGYRAKTKIKRGSVLIEELIEQIPDIFYNDKIILHAGRNGVDISTEVIAKEEGKIGDVIRVVTNDNKIFKAKIIDKYNVSLIE; encoded by the coding sequence ATGATATCTCTATTAATCATATTGTTACAAATATTTTCTCAAAGTAATAAACAATTTGAAACTCAATTAAAAAATTATCTCGATGAAAAATTATCTACCTGCGATTCTTATGAATATGAAATTACTGGAATGCCAAAAAATTATTTTCGATTAGAATTGGATTATGATAGAGAATTTATAATCAATAAAAATAATGCAACTGTTCCTGTTAAATTATATGATAAAAGAAATAATGTAAGCTTATCAATAGTAACATTAAAGATAAAATTGTACAAAAAAGTTTTGGTGACTATTCAAGAAATTAATAGAAATGAGCAATTGTCGGGTACATATTTTGAACGTAAGGTTATTGATATAACAAACATTCGTGGGAAACCGATTTCGGATTTGAATTTTACAGAAGGATATAGAGCTAAAACCAAAATAAAACGTGGTTCGGTTTTAATAGAAGAATTAATCGAGCAGATACCTGATATTTTTTATAATGATAAAATAATTCTACACGCTGGTAGAAATGGAGTAGATATTTCAACAGAAGTTATTGCTAAAGAAGAAGGAAAAATTGGTGATGTAATTAGAGTGGTAACAAATGATAATAAAATATTCAAAGCAAAAATTATTGATAAATACAATGTATCATTAATTGAGTGA
- a CDS encoding OmpA/MotB family protein: protein MAGRSDNSAEWRNTISNESTFDRYASTKRTIRKEERLDTDESFFREESDKDRYLITYADLITLLLGLFIILYTMSSIDTGKYKGVVAALGSIFGSDSKIAVTGTDQIIPTPKDKLAEDLNKLITMYNYNNSIRLEQNERGVTIHILEDILFPPGKATLSENSKLVLSRLAKILRNLPNDIRVEGHTDNVPINTPQYPSNWHLSVDRALSTAYYLIKYENLSPDKVSIVGYSEYRPIASNDLPETRALNRRVDIVILK from the coding sequence ATCGCTGGAAGGAGTGATAACTCTGCTGAGTGGAGAAATACCATCAGTAATGAAAGCACGTTTGATAGGTATGCTTCCACAAAGCGAACAATTAGAAAGGAAGAGCGCTTAGATACTGATGAATCTTTCTTTCGTGAAGAAAGCGATAAAGATAGATACTTAATTACATATGCAGATTTAATTACTCTTTTACTCGGGTTGTTTATTATTTTATATACAATGTCGAGTATTGATACTGGTAAGTATAAAGGTGTTGTTGCTGCATTAGGGAGTATCTTCGGGAGTGATTCTAAAATTGCAGTCACAGGCACCGATCAAATAATCCCTACTCCAAAAGATAAATTAGCAGAAGATTTAAATAAACTTATTACAATGTATAATTATAATAATTCTATTCGTCTGGAACAGAATGAAAGAGGAGTTACAATTCATATATTGGAAGATATATTATTTCCACCGGGCAAAGCAACTTTAAGTGAAAATTCGAAGTTGGTTTTAAGTAGATTAGCAAAGATATTGCGAAATCTTCCAAATGATATTCGTGTCGAAGGTCATACAGATAATGTACCAATTAATACTCCGCAATATCCGTCTAACTGGCATCTTTCTGTTGATAGAGCATTAAGTACAGCATATTATTTAATTAAATATGAAAATTTATCGCCCGATAAAGTTTCAATTGTTGGTTATTCAGAATATAGACCTATTGCATCTAATGATCTTCCAGAAACAAGAGCATTAAATAGAAGAGTAGACATAGTAATATTAAAGTGA
- a CDS encoding transglycosylase SLT domain-containing protein, translated as MEKLSLKITDMNKHISQIKESNAAQNQKQKEKIAKAAKDFESIFTAMLLQSMTKTTNGLFGEEGYGNDIFDTLFEQEIASYISQGKSLGIAEALYKKITGEDMSPELKVKLKSTEKIEVKVNENTDIPKIQPSTESLNRLKRFEDIIEDASKEFGIDKNVIKSIILAESAANHRAVSPVKAKGLMQLMDSTAAEMGVRNVFDPKENIYGGTKYLAKMLRQYNGDLKLALAAYNAGPQNVEKYKGVPPFEETQNYITKVMSYLNHFSENES; from the coding sequence ATGGAAAAGTTATCATTAAAAATAACTGATATGAATAAACACATCTCTCAGATAAAGGAGAGTAATGCTGCTCAAAATCAAAAGCAAAAAGAAAAAATTGCAAAAGCAGCAAAAGATTTTGAAAGTATTTTCACAGCCATGTTGCTACAATCAATGACTAAAACAACTAATGGCTTGTTTGGAGAAGAAGGTTATGGTAATGATATTTTTGATACATTATTCGAACAGGAGATTGCATCTTATATATCTCAGGGAAAAAGTCTGGGAATTGCAGAAGCACTTTATAAAAAGATTACTGGCGAAGATATGAGTCCTGAATTAAAGGTAAAATTAAAATCCACAGAAAAAATAGAAGTAAAAGTAAATGAGAATACTGATATCCCTAAAATACAACCAAGCACAGAGTCTTTAAATCGCCTGAAAAGATTTGAGGACATAATTGAAGATGCATCAAAAGAATTTGGAATTGATAAAAATGTAATTAAGTCTATTATCTTAGCTGAATCAGCTGCAAATCATCGAGCAGTCTCACCAGTAAAAGCAAAAGGTTTAATGCAATTAATGGATTCAACGGCAGCCGAGATGGGAGTAAGAAATGTTTTTGATCCGAAAGAAAATATTTATGGTGGAACTAAATATCTTGCTAAAATGCTTCGACAATATAATGGTGATTTGAAATTAGCTCTGGCAGCATATAATGCAGGTCCACAAAATGTAGAAAAATATAAAGGTGTTCCTCCTTTTGAAGAAACACAAAATTACATTACAAAAGTAATGAGTTATTTAAATCATTTTAGTGAGAATGAATCATGA
- a CDS encoding Hpt domain-containing response regulator produces MVLPFDDRVRILVIDDSEVIQSLFKSFLSDYNIEVITCNDGLEGIQKAIEYKPKLIFVDIMMPNLDGLRMIKIIKILDDLKNIPVIVVSGHTDRKNVIEAIESGAVHVISKPLNKKTLLKALNEALGKDFLMKIKKDKSMLDFDKKEILESMKKFFLANVQQKLKDMEDAIRIKNVNLLKTIAHELKGSSGTLGFNNISNICNSIEKILNEEITDWIEVYSKYQELIHEIEVIEILNSK; encoded by the coding sequence ATGGTGTTACCATTTGATGATAGGGTAAGAATACTTGTTATTGACGATTCGGAAGTGATTCAATCACTCTTTAAAAGTTTTTTGTCTGATTACAATATAGAAGTTATAACTTGTAATGATGGACTTGAAGGCATTCAGAAAGCGATTGAATATAAACCAAAATTAATTTTTGTAGATATAATGATGCCAAATCTTGATGGTTTGAGAATGATTAAGATTATTAAAATCCTGGATGACTTGAAAAATATTCCAGTCATTGTAGTAAGTGGTCATACAGATAGAAAAAATGTAATTGAAGCTATAGAATCTGGAGCTGTGCATGTTATATCTAAACCACTAAATAAAAAAACTTTATTGAAAGCATTGAATGAAGCTCTTGGTAAAGATTTTTTAATGAAAATTAAGAAAGATAAATCGATGCTTGATTTTGATAAAAAAGAAATTCTTGAAAGCATGAAAAAATTTTTCCTGGCAAATGTACAGCAAAAATTAAAAGATATGGAAGATGCGATAAGAATAAAAAATGTGAATCTACTAAAAACAATTGCTCACGAGTTAAAGGGTTCGAGTGGGACTTTAGGATTTAACAACATATCAAATATTTGTAATTCGATCGAGAAAATTTTAAATGAAGAAATTACAGACTGGATTGAAGTTTACAGCAAATATCAAGAATTAATTCATGAAATAGAAGTAATTGAAATCCTGAACTCAAAATAA
- a CDS encoding HDOD domain-containing protein → MHTISFEQSQKRDRTQLVLKRVTSLSPVPKILSEVLELLKDLNTSPHTLAKAISKDQSIVVKILTIANSPFYGLAKRVSSIEYAIMILGFNEIRNIVTALSLMESMKNKSDEYMDQKGFWLHSYITATTAKKIADDFGIRESNDVFIGGLLHDLGISVIHRYMHSDFISIVENVKNGAKYSDAENNQLGMDHQNVGYTLLKSWNIPDSICEIVKYHHNPNLASNTKILTSIIHFADYMTQKLQLANFSWDDDLELKREATEILQFKEPEEVEKFISMYREPIILQIDSLRYLI, encoded by the coding sequence ATGCATACAATATCATTTGAACAGTCACAAAAAAGGGACAGAACACAATTAGTTTTGAAAAGAGTAACTTCTCTTTCACCAGTCCCTAAAATATTATCCGAAGTTCTTGAACTTCTAAAAGATTTAAATACAAGTCCCCACACACTTGCTAAAGCAATTTCTAAAGATCAAAGCATAGTGGTAAAAATTCTTACTATTGCCAATTCTCCATTTTATGGTCTGGCAAAAAGAGTATCATCAATAGAATATGCAATAATGATTTTAGGGTTCAATGAAATCAGAAATATTGTTACTGCTCTATCTCTAATGGAGTCGATGAAAAACAAAAGTGATGAGTATATGGACCAGAAGGGTTTCTGGTTACATTCATATATAACTGCAACAACTGCAAAAAAGATTGCAGACGATTTTGGAATTCGTGAAAGTAATGATGTTTTTATTGGGGGTTTGTTACACGATCTTGGAATTTCTGTTATCCATCGTTATATGCATAGCGATTTTATTTCAATTGTAGAGAATGTAAAAAATGGTGCTAAATATTCTGATGCAGAAAATAATCAACTCGGTATGGACCATCAAAATGTGGGTTATACTCTTTTGAAAAGCTGGAATATTCCAGATTCAATATGTGAAATTGTAAAATATCATCATAATCCTAATCTTGCTTCTAATACAAAAATACTTACTTCCATCATCCATTTTGCAGATTATATGACACAAAAATTACAACTTGCAAATTTTAGCTGGGATGATGATCTGGAATTAAAAAGAGAAGCTACTGAAATTCTTCAATTTAAAGAACCAGAAGAAGTAGAAAAATTTATTTCAATGTATCGTGAACCAATTATTCTTCAAATAGATTCATTGAGGTATTTAATTTGA
- the flgG gene encoding flagellar basal-body rod protein FlgG: MPTRALRTAASGMYAQQINIEVISNNIANINTTGFKKNKADFQDLMYQEVNINPLSTTTPGVFENTNNKIQVGNGVKPASTQKIFKQGDLVATNNQLDLAIYGEGFFQVRKSDGTFAYTRDGSFKLNADGKIVTASGYELEPGITLTDNIVDIEIAKDGTVNGRQTDGTVVTLGTIELARFINNGGLLALGDNLYAETPASGQPILGTPGSEGFGEIHQGYLESSNVDIVEEMIAMITAQRAYEINSKTVKTVEDMMTIANNLKRS; this comes from the coding sequence ATGCCAACAAGAGCTTTAAGAACTGCAGCTTCTGGAATGTATGCTCAGCAGATAAATATCGAGGTTATTTCTAACAACATTGCCAATATTAATACGACTGGCTTTAAGAAGAACAAAGCTGATTTTCAGGATTTAATGTATCAGGAAGTAAATATTAATCCATTATCGACTACAACGCCAGGAGTATTTGAAAATACAAATAATAAAATTCAGGTTGGCAATGGTGTTAAGCCAGCATCAACACAAAAAATCTTTAAACAGGGAGATTTAGTTGCAACAAACAATCAGCTTGACCTTGCAATTTATGGTGAAGGATTTTTTCAGGTTAGAAAAAGTGATGGCACATTTGCATACACTCGTGATGGCTCATTTAAATTAAATGCTGATGGTAAAATTGTTACAGCAAGTGGTTATGAACTTGAACCTGGAATAACTTTAACAGATAACATCGTTGATATTGAAATAGCAAAAGATGGAACTGTTAATGGAAGACAAACCGATGGAACAGTAGTAACATTAGGCACTATTGAGTTAGCAAGGTTTATTAATAATGGAGGTTTACTTGCTCTTGGAGATAATCTTTATGCCGAAACTCCAGCTTCAGGTCAACCTATTTTAGGAACCCCAGGTAGTGAAGGATTTGGAGAAATTCATCAGGGATATCTTGAATCTTCAAATGTTGATATTGTAGAAGAAATGATTGCAATGATTACAGCACAGAGAGCTTATGAAATTAATTCTAAAACAGTTAAAACAGTTGAAGATATGATGACAATTGCAAATAATCTAAAGAGAAGTTAA
- the flgK gene encoding flagellar hook-associated protein FlgK produces MGIGRIFDISVRTMATYQRALDVTSQNISNAGNADYTRQKVVFGTEQTQAGMGMGVKIQDVVRVKNDLIENQIRQFKSSYSDANKRSELLQQIETILAEPTDYGLSSYFNDFFNSWDQLTTNPTSIQFRSQIIEKAQRLSERFKDVYDSIDSIHYLLQRDAVDKVNQLNSYLKEIYDLNRKIYENEAVGIKASELMDRRDALLLKVSELANISVQHNEFGTVSVSVGGIQGADKNVYTEFEVRFEGTKMKIVPKTDPSTSIVLNSGELYAITDLYSNKIPKYKSDLENLANTFIQKVNELHLQGYTLVQNGNSYTNIPFFGTWSSGVVEDAFVNGKIQINPDILNNPGNIAASSVAGNDGNGDIANSIAHLADQKFAELGDKTILETYSSFLNDFGLEKVTSDSRIETSEMVLQQLELQKGSYSGVSIDEEMTNVIRFQRVYEAAARLIRASDEMLKTVIEMV; encoded by the coding sequence ATGGGTATTGGAAGGATATTTGACATATCGGTTAGAACTATGGCTACATACCAGCGTGCACTGGATGTAACTTCACAAAATATTTCTAATGCAGGGAATGCAGATTATACACGACAGAAAGTTGTCTTTGGTACAGAACAGACTCAAGCTGGTATGGGAATGGGTGTTAAGATTCAGGATGTGGTTAGAGTAAAAAATGATTTAATTGAAAATCAGATTCGACAATTTAAATCTTCTTACTCAGATGCAAATAAACGTTCTGAACTTCTTCAACAAATTGAAACAATTTTAGCAGAACCAACAGATTATGGCCTATCTTCTTATTTTAATGATTTTTTTAATTCATGGGATCAATTAACTACAAATCCCACTTCAATTCAATTTAGAAGTCAAATTATTGAAAAAGCACAAAGATTAAGTGAAAGATTTAAAGATGTATATGATAGCATCGATTCTATTCATTATCTACTTCAAAGAGATGCTGTTGATAAGGTTAATCAACTTAATAGTTATCTTAAAGAAATTTATGATCTTAATAGAAAAATTTATGAAAACGAAGCTGTTGGTATTAAAGCAAGCGAATTAATGGATAGACGAGATGCTTTGCTTTTGAAGGTAAGTGAATTAGCTAATATTTCTGTTCAACATAATGAGTTTGGAACTGTATCTGTAAGTGTGGGTGGAATTCAGGGTGCTGATAAAAATGTGTATACAGAATTTGAAGTAAGATTTGAAGGGACAAAAATGAAAATTGTTCCAAAAACCGATCCTTCTACTTCTATAGTTTTAAATAGCGGTGAACTTTATGCAATTACTGATTTATATTCAAATAAAATTCCAAAATATAAAAGTGATTTAGAAAATCTTGCTAATACTTTTATTCAAAAAGTAAACGAACTTCATCTTCAGGGTTATACTTTAGTACAAAATGGCAATTCATATACTAATATACCATTCTTTGGTACATGGAGTAGTGGAGTTGTTGAAGATGCATTTGTAAATGGTAAGATTCAAATAAATCCTGATATATTGAATAATCCAGGAAATATTGCAGCATCGAGTGTAGCGGGTAATGATGGCAACGGTGATATTGCGAATAGCATAGCTCACCTGGCTGATCAAAAATTTGCTGAGTTAGGTGATAAAACTATACTTGAAACTTATTCTTCTTTTTTAAATGATTTTGGTCTCGAAAAAGTTACAAGTGATAGTAGAATAGAAACAAGTGAAATGGTATTACAGCAATTAGAATTACAAAAAGGTTCTTATTCAGGTGTTTCAATTGATGAAGAGATGACAAATGTAATTCGTTTTCAAAGAGTTTATGAAGCTGCTGCAAGATTAATACGAGCTTCGGATGAAATGCTAAAAACAGTAATTGAAATGGTGTAA
- a CDS encoding flagellar hook-basal body protein, with protein sequence MIKGIYTVARSMDQRAKNIDVIANNIANINTTAYKREIPFAEYINEAGESQIKKLTSHQQGDLIQTSNPLDMAISGQGFFVVKNEDGRIELTRNGRFQISNEGYLVDSEGRKVLGKNGGIFLEDTLRQKGSSILISSSGEIKIDEHYIDSLLIVKVDDPEQLTRSGESNFLVNEENFKEANPDDYKISQGYLEESNTNPILEMEAMIQLNKAYERSQKVINSLDQSLDYANQIGKI encoded by the coding sequence ATGATAAAAGGAATTTATACAGTTGCAAGAAGTATGGATCAAAGAGCAAAAAATATTGATGTTATAGCAAACAATATTGCAAACATCAATACAACAGCATATAAAAGAGAAATACCATTTGCAGAATATATTAACGAAGCTGGAGAATCACAGATAAAAAAATTAACAAGCCATCAACAGGGAGATTTAATCCAAACTTCAAATCCCCTTGATATGGCAATAAGTGGTCAGGGCTTTTTTGTAGTAAAAAATGAAGATGGGAGAATTGAATTGACCAGAAATGGGAGATTTCAAATTTCTAATGAAGGTTATCTCGTTGATTCTGAAGGAAGAAAAGTATTGGGAAAAAATGGCGGAATATTTCTCGAAGATACATTGCGACAGAAAGGTTCTTCAATTCTAATTTCTTCTTCTGGCGAAATAAAAATTGATGAACATTATATTGATTCATTACTAATTGTTAAGGTAGATGATCCAGAACAACTAACAAGAAGTGGTGAATCTAATTTCTTAGTCAACGAAGAAAACTTTAAAGAAGCTAATCCAGATGATTATAAAATTTCTCAAGGTTATCTCGAAGAATCAAATACAAATCCTATTCTTGAAATGGAAGCTATGATTCAATTAAACAAAGCATATGAAAGGTCTCAAAAAGTTATCAATTCACTTGATCAATCTCTGGATTATGCAAATCAAATTGGTAAAATTTAA
- a CDS encoding flagellar basal body L-ring protein FlgH has protein sequence MKRLILIVWFISAMIYAQNMRQSSLYSLFSDNKAFQVGDAITIIVLESSQASNNAETSAGRNSSLSANLAGGIDKTSLPKTDITLGTDNSFTGSGSTKTTGVVKTKISAIVDSVYENGNMRIRGSRKIVINGEEQLIKITGIVRPSDISSDNSVYSYNISDAEITFEGSGLIDSSQKPGILTRLFHWLF, from the coding sequence ATGAAAAGATTAATATTAATTGTATGGTTTATTTCTGCTATGATTTATGCTCAGAATATGAGACAAAGTTCCCTGTATTCATTGTTCTCGGATAATAAAGCATTTCAGGTTGGTGATGCAATAACAATAATTGTATTAGAATCTTCTCAAGCTTCTAATAATGCAGAAACATCAGCCGGAAGAAATAGCTCATTGAGTGCAAATTTAGCTGGTGGTATAGATAAAACAAGTTTACCAAAAACAGATATAACTCTTGGTACAGATAATTCATTTACTGGTTCTGGTTCAACTAAAACAACCGGTGTAGTTAAAACGAAAATAAGTGCTATTGTAGATTCTGTTTATGAAAATGGGAATATGCGAATTCGTGGCAGTAGAAAAATTGTAATTAATGGAGAAGAACAGTTGATAAAAATTACAGGCATAGTGCGACCAAGTGATATTTCTTCAGATAATTCTGTTTATTCATATAATATCTCTGATGCTGAAATTACATTTGAAGGGAGTGGATTAATTGATTCTTCACAAAAACCAGGAATACTTACAAGATTATTTCACTGGTTATTTTAG